The Deltaproteobacteria bacterium genome contains the following window.
GTCGGCGTTGATCTAAATATGCGCCATCACGACGAAATGTCGTAACTTCAATAGGTTCTCCATCAATAATGACCATAATCGTGCCATGCTTTTCTCCTGCACGAACAACTTTAGAAAATAGTGAGGCTACTTGCGATGGTAGCAAATTGGTCGCAATGTCCCAGTCATTAGTTCGTCGCCCAAGAAATACATCTCTAACTGCACCACCGACTAAAAATGCTTGTCCGCCTGCTTTATGTAAGACCTTAATGACCTGGCTTACGTTGGGCGGGAGCCATCTTTTAAGCCGTTTTATCGCAAAACGTTCGCTTGCTATTCTATGAATCGTTTTGCTTATAGTGGTCATTTTTTAACCTTAACTCATAATGATATTGATTCAGTATAAATAACTCGCAAAGAATATATATGTTAATAGCTAATTTATTCTTTACGAGTTTGACTTTATCATGCTGGTCATCACATACTTATGAAAAAATATTTTTCTTAGGACATTCTAATTATGCGAATTCTTAGACTATTTTTTCTTTATACAACACTTTTACTCACTACCTCCATTGCAATGGCTCGTACTATCGACCCCGGTACGTTTAGTGTCTCCGGTGGTATTGGTCCTACCATACGTTATGGTTCTTTGCTTGATGCTGGTCGAGCTTATTTTCTAATACAAACTCAAGGTGAATATTCCTTCAGTTCACAGTACAGTGCGGTTACTGATTTATCATTAGGTTTTGGTAGCAGTTACCCTGTCCGCTTTCACATCGGTGGGCGCTATCGCTTAACAGATTTTGATTTACCGATTTATCCTTATGCTCAACTACAATTTTCTTTGGGTAAGCTATTCAATGTATTGGGGGCTAATCTTACCTTTGTTGGTGCACGAGTTGGCGCAGGTGCTGATTACTTTCTTACAAAAAATATTGGAGTTGGCGGTATAGCAACACTTGATTTAGGTTCTACTACAGGTATTAGACCAGCTTTCTATGGCGTTACTGATATTTTGATATACGCCACTTACACTTTTGATCGACCGCCATTATCACCGGCAGTCTTACGATGAGTCGATACATTCAGAAATAGATACCGAAAGCGACTTAAAATAATCAGTAGGGTTAGGGTGCATGTACATCATTATGGCATTTCTTTGGAATCTACCGCTAGTCTATTACTCCCTTGCCGAGCACCCTATTCAACATCTCAGCCAACTCATAAATAAGAAAGGGTTTTTTAATAAGACCCTGTGCACCGGCATCCAGCATTTCTTGCACGTCGCTGGTCAGACTGTATCCCGAATCGATTATTGTAACAATATTCGGATTAATTTCTTTCATTTTCATGAAAGTCGTTTTACCCCCCATTTCAGGCATTATGACATCCAGAATTACAGCATCAAAAGCAGCGTACTGCTCGCGATAAATTCTAATCGCATCTATTCCGTTATCAACCGTTGTCACCTGACAACCAAGCCGTTCCAGCATTGCACCGACAGCTTTTAGTAGGTATCTCTCATCGTCAACAAGCAGGATATTCGCTTTAATAGCAGGTAAAGCATCAGCTATTGGGAGTTTAATCTCCTCTTCCACTTCAGGACAAGATATACAGGGAAGAAAGAGAATCATTTCGGTTCCCTTACCGGGAATACTGGTAACTTCAACTGCACCACGATGGTTTTTAACCGTGCCGTACACAGATGCCAGACCCATCCCGGTACCCTTGCCATATTCTTTAGTAGTGAAAAATGGTTCGAATATCCGTTTTCTAACATCTTCAGTCATTCCGAGCCCGGTATCCGAAACACAGATCCTGATATATTTCCCTTGTTCTAGTTTGAATATATTATTTCGTGTGAAGTCCCCATCGACATCAACTATCCCGGTCTCAAAAAGTAGCTCGCCTCCTTCAGGCATTGCATCCCGCGCATTGATACCCAAATTGAGCAGCACACTTTCTAGCTGAGAAGGATCACCCAGAGTATAGGAATTTCCGGCCTCTAAATGGGTTATGATTTTTATATTCTTATTAATACTCCTTGCGAGTATTTCAATTGTTTCCAATATAAGTTTGTGAACATTAACCGATACCGAAAGGTACTTGCCCTGCCGAGCAAATGCGAGCAACTGGGAAGTCAGTCCAGCAGCACGCTGTGTCGCCACTTTGATTCCATCAAGATAATTCGTTACTTTAAAAGAGGCATCGCTAAGCTCAAGTTGAAGAAGATCAGTGTATCCAAGAATTCCACATAATTGATTATTAAAGTCATGCGCAACACCTCCCGCCAGAAAACCGATTGCCTCCATTTTCTCCGATTGCCGGATCCGTGCTTCCATCTCTTTTCGTTTTGATATATCCCGCGTGAAAGTGCAGCTGTATTGTTCCCCTTCAATTTCAATATAATTTGCGATCACTTCAACGGGGACGATTAGTCCGTCCTTAGTCAAATGAGTAGTCTCGATAGTCTGTATTTTGTCGCTGACGGTAACCCCCCAGACCGAGTCCCAAATTTCCTGCGTTAATCCCGGATTAATATCCATAATATTTAAATTGAGTAACTCATCTTCAGAATATCCGAGTTGTTTACAAGCTGCAGTATTAACGTACACAATACTCGCATCTCTCGCGATCAGAAAAACCCCATCGGACAAGCTTTCAACTGCGAATGCTGCAAATTGTGCCAGATGTTTCTCTTTAAAAATGCTTGTAGTTAGCTCTCTCATATTCATCTTTCAGCGAAATAATTAACACATGATTAAGCGACATTGAGTAGAGTTTTCATCTAAATAGACGATTGAAGACATATAGTCTATAGAAGAATGTAGACGCTTTTTGTTGTAATAAACCTCCATGTAGTTGCAGTTAATATTAGCCCTTCAAAGGTGTGATTTAAAAGTGTCAGGTACCATTTAAAAGCACTGTAGAAAGCAGAATGCTATAAAGCGGTTTTTTACATCCCTAAATTTTTACGTTGGTAAAATTTGTGGCGTTTAAAAAAAGCGATCAGCATTGCAAGCAACATCCATAGCAATCCGGGCATTGATTTGCCGCTATTGCTACTATTGCATGAATAACTACTGGTAACCATAGTCGGCGAGTGCTCTTGGTTTGGCGAAGCTTCGGTTGCAGGTGAAACTTCAGTTATCGGTGAATCTTCGGTTATCGGCAAATCGTCATTAGCATCAGCGCTAGGCTGATCATTGTTGCCTGGTTCTATTTGCTGAATTTGTTGCGGGCAATCACTCGTATCATATTGATCAGTTAAACCATCACAGTCATTATCTTTACCATCAGTACAATTCTCAGGCTGTGGCAGCACTTCGTTTGCGCAGGTTGTTGACCAATGGCCATCCACACAATACTTTGTTCCTGAATGACACTCACCGATATCTCTGCCACTTGTACCAGCATAACATGAGTGTTCCTGCATAGGCGTACACTCGCAACCTTCATCAGCGGTCCCATTACAAAAAAGAATAAACCATAAATAATAGGAATTAAAAAATGATACTTCTAACACACCAACCAACGGCAAAAATGGCGAGTAAAATATTGCCACAAACTATAATCACAATAAAAGCAAGAACCAATGGACCTAATATCAATATTTCAGCGCCATAACATGCATTTAAAAAAGCCAACCCCGATAAAATTAGCGCTATAATTTTTAAATTGTCTAAACTAAAATAGTGTTGCGACTCATTATAATCGCCATATCCTTTTGCAAACATCCAATATATATAAAAAACCGATCATAACCAGTTATTATTAAAAAGCCAAATTATAAAATCTCAATAACTCTAATTACAATAATAAAGCTCGACGATTGACTATATCAGACCAATAAAGTACAAATAACGTGAATCTCTGGTACTCTCCTGACTGATATCATTTCCTCCTGTTGGTTTTTTGTTATCTTTCATGTGGTTCCAAATATAGTGAACTATTGGTAGTTCAAAAGGATTACTCTTGCGTTTTGATGATTTAAATTTACACCCACTTCTTCTCAACACCATACGCCAACAGGGTTATTTAATGCCTACTCCCATTCAGGCGCGCGCCATTCCCGAAGTACTTAAAGGACGCGACCTATTGGCGTGTGCCCAAACCGGTACAGGCAAAACCGCGGCTTTTGCGTTGCCCATATTGCATAGACTTTTGCAGCATCCAAGAAAAGGTCACTTGCCACGGGTGTTGGTATTGGCACCTACGCGTGAGTTAGCCACACAAATAATTGAAAGCTTTGCCCTCTATGGGCGTGGCTCTGGCTTGAGTGGTACCGTTATTTTTGGAGGTGTTAGTCAAGGATCACAAATTCGCGCACTCCAAGAAGGTATTGATGTGCTTGTGGCTGCTCCTGGTCGCTTGCTTGATCTGATGGATCAAGGATATGTTAAACTTTCTAATATCGAACACTTTGTTCTCGATGAAGCTGACCGTATGCTCGATATGGGATTTATAAAACCAATTAAGCGGGTTCTTGCGGTATTGCCTCCCAAGCGACAAAATTTACTTTTTTCAGCCACCATGCCTGCAGAAATACGCGAGCTGACCAAGCGTTTGCTAAATGATCCAATACACATAGCTGTAACGCCTGTTGCCTCCACTGTTGATCGTATCGACCAGCGGGTATATTTTGTAGCTAAAGCCCGTAAAACCGATTTGCTTGCCCATGTGCTGACCGACCGTTCGGCGGATCGGGTCATTGTTTTCACACGCACGAAACATGGCGCTAATCGCTTAAGTGGTAAGCTACAAAAAATGCTTATAAATGCAGAGGCTATTCATGGCGATAAATCACAAAATGCACGACAAAAATCTTTGTTGCGTTTTAAACAGGGTGACACACGAGTATTGGTTGCAACTGATGTCGCCGCCCGAGGTATTGATGTTACTGGCATCAGCCACGTTGTCAACTTTGATCTCCCTAACGAACCTGAAAGTTATGTACACCGTATTGGTCGTACTGCCCGTGCTGGCGCTAGTGGTCTTGCGCTTTCATTTTGTGACCAGGATGAGCAACCGCTTTTACGCAATATTGAGTCGCTAATTAAAACCATGGTGCCAGTTGAACACTCACATCCATTCGTCGAGGTCAAGCAATCGCTATGCAATAAAAAACGTAATGCAAAAAAACGCAGTACTAAACACTACAATAGCAAGCCACAGTACGCATAAATGATATTATTATTAAGGTGAGTTCAACCACAGCACCTGCAGCCCCAACTAAAGCCATATAATTGGCGCCACAACGATGACAGGCGAAAAATGGCAATCTTATAGTTTAACCATAGCAACGGGATCGCTAAACCAAGTAACGTATTCGTCTTCAATAAGTTGCTCGATGACTATCTACCGAGTGCCTTTTTCATGGCCTCGAGGCGCTGCTTAATTACCTCGTCATCATTTTTGAGCACATAACCGACCACAAGCATCACCATATTTTTTCCGTGCTTCAGTAGCGTTTTTTACAGCTTTCATGTCCTCCAGAGCCTTGTTCATCTCCGCGGTAGCATCAGCACGCTGATCGGCTGGCAGATTAACCAGTTGTTCCTTCATTTGCTTCTCTATGTTGTTCAACCTTACTTATTGTGGCTGATCGATTGGCAGCGGCGGCGGTGGCAGCTCGGTGCCCGAAACCAAGAGATAGCTGAAGCCCGCATTGCGACCGGGATCGTTACGCACGAGCTGCATGAACTGATTGAATTCCTCGGTGCCTTGGATCACCTGGCATCCCGCGGAGCTATGCCCCACTTGCGCGCCGTCTCCGCTTTGATGGAACCAAATGTCCCACCACGAAGGGGCATAGCGCTCGTCGCGCTCACCGGAATCGATGGTCCCGTTGGTGTCGCCGTTCACTCCCCACTTGTCAACGTTGACCACCAGCGGCTTGGTCTGCGCCAAGATATAGCCGCTGTTGTCCCCGCGTGTCGTGTCGGTGGTGTCCAGACTGAAGGCGTTTTGATAGTAGCCGTCTGAGAGCGCGAGGATGCCTTGGTTCTCGCTCGCAGGATTGACCGCGACGGTACCGTCTTCGTTTACCTTATAGCGCCCGCTCGCGTAATATTCGGGCTCACGCATAGTATAACCGTAGCTGCCGTGGTTCTGCTCATTCCAGACCCCAGGCTCCACCGAGCCCGTGAAGGGATACACATGTTTTTCGCCGTTTTGCATCACTACTACATAGATCGTATCATTATACTGATTGCCGGTATTGGGCACGGTGACGCCGTTCTGCATGCCGCGCACGCCGATGATGTTGACCTCACCCTCGCCCATACGGAAGGTGCCGCCGCGATCGTTCACCAAATTTTGGAAGTAGTCATATTGCTCGTCCTGGCTGAGCTGCGAGATATCGATGGTACGTTGGCTCGCTGCAACCGTGTTATACTCGGCGATGCTATTGGCGGTGATGCCGCGGCTGGCGATCGTGAGAAAGTTATTTACCTGCTGGGTTGCCAGGGTGCTAGCTTGCGTGCGCAATCGCGCCAAGTCATTGTATGAATAGAGTTCGGTGTTATTGCCAATGACGCTCTGATAGGCATCGTTATAGACATAGTCCATAGCATCATCCATATTCATATAAGCGATATCCGGCGGGAGGTCGGAGGGATTGACCCTGGGGTTTTCCGGAGGATCACTGACCCGCACGCGATTGACCGTACCCGTGGTGTCAGCGGGAACAAAGGCCGCGTCGGTCTCATCGAAGTTGGCATCCAATATCGCGCCCTGCCCGGTACTACCAGGCATCCACGCGCCTTGCCAGCCGTCTTGCTTGGCCTGATCCATGGCAAGCAAGGTAGTGGAGTCAACGGTGCCCAGAAGATTATTATCTTGCAAGTACTGATATTGCGCTGGCCGATTGGTGCGCATGTACTGCTCTTGAAAAGCGCGCACCGCGGCCTCGGTGGTCTGATCGTACTGGTAGCTGTCAGCTGCGACGCTGGCATTTGGCGGCCCAAACGGCCCCCAAACATGCAATGAGAACAGCGTCAGCTCTACATCACGCACGCTCGCCCCGTTGCAGCCCTCGCTCATGGGAATACCGTCGCCGCCAGCGATCGATACGAATAGTGGGTTGGTGTTAAGCACTCCCAACGTACCCGTATAGCCGTCGATATATCCCCCAGAGACGGCATCGGCAGAGAGCATCTGCTGCGCGGCGGTCGGCCCGACCATGTTGGTGAGCGCGGTTTGGATCTCTTGCTCGGAAAAGCCAGCGGCCTTCCAAGCATCGATCATCTGCACTCCAGCCGTGGTAGGTATGTTGGTAGAGCCTCCTTCGCCATAGCGTGTCAATAGACCGGTACTCCGCGCGTACACCTCGTTATTTAGCCCGTCGATACGAGGGGTAAGCTCGGCGAAATCTTCGGCACTGAGCGATAGTCTCGGCGGCGCGAGCTCGCCGTCCTGCAGCCGCGGCAAATAATTGGCCGCGGTTTGCAGATCCGCGCTGGCTGCGTTGCTGGCCGTCATCGCCCTAGCATAGTCCTGTTGTGCGCATGCCTCAGGATGGCGTGCGCGCTCCGCAGCATTTTCCGTATAGTTATCGCGGATCTGCTGTAGCTGCGCGTTGGCTTGAGTAAGCTCGTCTTGGGCTTTTTGCGCCTCGGCCTGTGCCTGCAAGGCTTCAGCTTGCATTTCCTGCATCTGGCGTTGTGCCTCGGCATAGCGCTCTTGTGCCTCATGCAGCTTTTGGGCATCGTCATGCAAAGCTCGTTCTAGCTCTTGTTGGGCATGCGCTAGCTCGTTTTGTGCCTGCGCCAAATCATTTTGCGCGCGGCTGAGTTCGCTCTCTTTTTGCGCCAGCTCGTTTTGCTTGCTTTGGATCTGACTTTGTAGGCGCGCGACCTCATGATCGTATACCGCTAAAGCAGCGCTATACGCTGCGCTGTCGAAGACGCGGACGTTCACCGTGTGCTCATTGGGTGGCGTGCCCTCAGTGTGCTGCTCGGTCTTGTAGTAGTTGTTGGGGTTGGGAGGCTTAAGTGCGCCCAGCTCTTGTTGCAAAATAGCGATAGCCTCTTGAATGACGGCCATGGCCTCTGTAATGCTGGTGATTCTCGAAGAGATATTGTCTATACGCTTCATCGCCGCATCAACCGCGCCTTGTGCCGCGGCGGCGGATCCACTGGTAGTCACGGGTGGGGGCGGAACAGCAACAGGATATGGTATGCTGGTCATGGTTGGTTTCCTTTTACCAACACCTATACAATTCCCCGCCACTGTGGCTGACAATTTATCAACCAGCGCGATATTTTTGCCCAAAAGTTGCTATGTTGTAATGTAAGCTCCCGATAAACGGCCTGTGAGCAGTCATCAAATAATTTTGCTAACTTTTGCTAAATGCAAAACAAATCACCAATAATAGTAGCAAGGGCCAGCAAAATATGTGAGATAATTTACGGTAATATTCACGAAATAATCAGCGGTAGTTCGGTATTAAGATGGCTAATTAGTAATTTAATCGATGATAGCAGTAGCGATAAGCGAGCGCTCGCGTACCCACTTATCAGGCAAAAGCTCGGTGAGTTTTTTAGCAGGCCAACCATTATCAAGACGTGTCAAGATATCAATCAGATAATCACGCACGTTAATGCCGCATTTTCTAGCCGATTGCACCACCGTATAAGCAGCAGCCAAACTACTGGCCCCAACACTGGAGCCAGCAAACAAATAATTTTTGCGGCCAATAGCAGGTTCGCGAATTTCTCTTTCAACCCGCCCATTATCAATTTCAAAACGTCCATCAGTAAAACAACGATTAATAAATGGTCTTTGATTTTTAGCGTAGGTAGCTGCATTAATCAGTGGGTTACTAGGCGAAACATTACGCAAAAAATCATCAACCCATTGATTAAATTTATCAAGCAGAGGCAGGGATTTTTCTTGCCGCAAAGCCAAACGCTCTTGTGGGTTGAAAGCAGCGTCTTTAGCCTCTTGTTCAATTTTATAAATATTTTTTAATCAACTCTAAGGGTTAGTGTAACCTATGTATCCGGTATCAAATGTTACCTATGTCTCCGGTATGGACCCTAAAAAACTTGGCGCCCCCGACAGGAGTCGAACCTGTGGCTTACAGGGATTAGGAATCCCCAGCTCTATCCATCTGAGCTACGGGGGCAACCAATAAAAGAGCTTCTAGGTGCAAATATATTAACTGGTCAAGAAAACAAAACGTTAAAAAATAAAATTCATGTTAGTTTAAAAATAGGTCAAATCTAAAAATAGTTCTTCTAGTTGTTTAATAACTTTTTGTGGCATGTCCTGTCGATCTGTCGTCGTAATTGTGCAAACGCCTTTAATGGCATTGACCAATATAACAGGGAACGTATCGCTAATTTTTATTGGTGCACTAATAAAAGGCATATATTTCCGAATAGCAGCCTCGCTTGTTGACCATACATGTGGATTATTTTCAGGTACACAAATAAATTGATTACCATCCCATCCAATAACCGCAGCCGAACAGCTTTCAAAAATTTCTTCGCCGTTAGCAGAAGTTAGTAATGTAGCTATTCCTAATGTTCTCACTGCATCGTAAGGATTGGGCGAAGCCGTTTTTGCACATGGCCCCACTTTCCCCAACAATGGCGAAGGTAAATAACGAATAGGCATACCATCATACAAACGCGACTCACCTCGTGGTTCTATACGCCAAACTTTATCCTCAGCCCATACTGAATAACAGCCCGGTTTTTTATCTTTGGCTAACTGTTCTAACGCAGCATCAGCGTTTGGTCCTGCCGCTTGTAGACGACGCATATGAAAGTCTTTTAGTACTATGCCTCTTTCGGTTAAGCGTAGGCTGGTGTATGGCATGTTAATGCCCCTAACTTTGTATATATTTCTTGCAGTTCTTTGCTGGCGTCTGAGTCATAAACAATACCACTACCAACTCCATAAACCCAAGAACCATTGCTAAAACTAGCTGTACGAATTAGCAAATTAAAAACAGAATGTTCCTTGTTAAAAACTATACCTAAGGTGCCACAATAAGCACCACGCACTGTAGATTCGAGCTTTGTTATCATTTTAAGCGCTGCTTGTTTAGGTGCGCCAGTTACTGAGCCTCCAGGGTGCAGTGCTGTCAATACATCAATGCTGTTAATCTGTGGTAATAATATGCCACTAATTTCGCTAACCGTCTGTACTGCATAGGGTAGTTTTAAAATTTGACGCTCACAGGTGACGCTAACAGAGTGTGGCTCACATATAGGCGTAAGGTCATTGCGTATTAGGTCGGTAATCATTGCCAATTCACAGCGGTCTTTAACACTGGCAACTAGGTCATTCACGCTTTGTGGTTGCATGGTGCCTTTCATTGGCTGTGAGATTATTTGTCGACCTTTAATACTAAAAAATAATTCAGGTGATGCTGAAACAAATTCAACTCCGTTGGGTAAGCGCACCCATGCCGCAAACGGCGCCATGTTCTGAGTATTCATGCAAGCAAACAGTGAGGCTCCACTAATATCACCATCAAGTTTTGCACGAATAGTATAGCAAACCTGATATACATCACCGGCAGCGATTGCTTGGCGTATTTGCGATATATTATCAATATAATTTAAATCAGCCAGCTTGGCTACTGGTAACACTACAGGGACATCAAATTCAAGGGTAATCGCTTTGCAGTCAGCAGGTTTAAAAATTTGCGCAGCATTTGCATTTGTTTCAAATGGCACAAACACTAATCTTAGAGAATCACCATTTCTACTAGATAATTTATCTATTGCGAGCTCTGACATCAACAAACAAACACCATCGCTAAACTTTGGTCCCAATAAAGCAAAAGATTCTAGCTGATCAATTTCGCTTAGTTTCATAGTAATGACTTAAAAAACGCACTTAGCATTTCTTTACCGAGTAAAGTAGCGTATGAATCAGGATGAAATTGCAAACCTGCTATCGGCAAACTTTCATGCTCAATAGCCATAACTAAACCATCATTAGTTGTCGCAATTATTCGTAGCGGGGCAACGACATTACTAAGCGCTAAAGAATTATAACGCATCACCGTCATTTCACTGATCAAACCAGCAAAGCTTCGTGAAGGGCTAAAGCATACTTGGGTTATAAGACCGTGTGCTGGTTTAACCCGAATTAATTTAGCATTAAAAGCTAATCCGATTGCCTGATGCCCTAAACAAATACCCAG
Protein-coding sequences here:
- a CDS encoding response regulator, with product MRELTTSIFKEKHLAQFAAFAVESLSDGVFLIARDASIVYVNTAACKQLGYSEDELLNLNIMDINPGLTQEIWDSVWGVTVSDKIQTIETTHLTKDGLIVPVEVIANYIEIEGEQYSCTFTRDISKRKEMEARIRQSEKMEAIGFLAGGVAHDFNNQLCGILGYTDLLQLELSDASFKVTNYLDGIKVATQRAAGLTSQLLAFARQGKYLSVSVNVHKLILETIEILARSINKNIKIITHLEAGNSYTLGDPSQLESVLLNLGINARDAMPEGGELLFETGIVDVDGDFTRNNIFKLEQGKYIRICVSDTGLGMTEDVRKRIFEPFFTTKEYGKGTGMGLASVYGTVKNHRGAVEVTSIPGKGTEMILFLPCISCPEVEEEIKLPIADALPAIKANILLVDDERYLLKAVGAMLERLGCQVTTVDNGIDAIRIYREQYAAFDAVILDVIMPEMGGKTTFMKMKEINPNIVTIIDSGYSLTSDVQEMLDAGAQGLIKKPFLIYELAEMLNRVLGKGVID
- a CDS encoding DEAD/DEAH box helicase, giving the protein MRFDDLNLHPLLLNTIRQQGYLMPTPIQARAIPEVLKGRDLLACAQTGTGKTAAFALPILHRLLQHPRKGHLPRVLVLAPTRELATQIIESFALYGRGSGLSGTVIFGGVSQGSQIRALQEGIDVLVAAPGRLLDLMDQGYVKLSNIEHFVLDEADRMLDMGFIKPIKRVLAVLPPKRQNLLFSATMPAEIRELTKRLLNDPIHIAVTPVASTVDRIDQRVYFVAKARKTDLLAHVLTDRSADRVIVFTRTKHGANRLSGKLQKMLINAEAIHGDKSQNARQKSLLRFKQGDTRVLVATDVAARGIDVTGISHVVNFDLPNEPESYVHRIGRTARAGASGLALSFCDQDEQPLLRNIESLIKTMVPVEHSHPFVEVKQSLCNKKRNAKKRSTKHYNSKPQYA
- a CDS encoding transposase, coding for MALRQEKSLPLLDKFNQWVDDFLRNVSPSNPLINAATYAKNQRPFINRCFTDGRFEIDNGRVEREIREPAIGRKNYLFAGSSVGASSLAAAYTVVQSARKCGINVRDYLIDILTRLDNGWPAKKLTELLPDKWVRERSLIATAIID
- a CDS encoding chorismate-binding protein, with the protein product MKLSEIDQLESFALLGPKFSDGVCLLMSELAIDKLSSRNGDSLRLVFVPFETNANAAQIFKPADCKAITLEFDVPVVLPVAKLADLNYIDNISQIRQAIAAGDVYQVCYTIRAKLDGDISGASLFACMNTQNMAPFAAWVRLPNGVEFVSASPELFFSIKGRQIISQPMKGTMQPQSVNDLVASVKDRCELAMITDLIRNDLTPICEPHSVSVTCERQILKLPYAVQTVSEISGILLPQINSIDVLTALHPGGSVTGAPKQAALKMITKLESTVRGAYCGTLGIVFNKEHSVFNLLIRTASFSNGSWVYGVGSGIVYDSDASKELQEIYTKLGALTCHTPAYA
- a CDS encoding aminodeoxychorismate/anthranilate synthase component II; its protein translation is MGIIATIDSLFAGRDIQRRSFEMGVAASAQRVLFLENEDSFSWNLIDRLPFAREQINIKSGREVANNHNILNRYDLLVIGPGPTDPIRAGLIAVVQAAAKLRLPTLGICLGHQAIGLAFNAKLIRVKPAHGLITQVCFSPSRSFAGLISEMTVMRYNSLALSNVVAPLRIIATTNDGLVMAIEHESLPIAGLQFHPDSYATLLGKEMLSAFFKSLL